From Lewinellaceae bacterium:
GATCCGGGTCCGATATGGACAAATTTATGGATTTGGCATTCGTGATCGATCTGGGCGCCGGTGTTTATGATCGACCCAATACCTACTGAACAGCCTGGTTGTATGATAGCTCCCGCGCCGACCACACAGCCGGGGTCAATTTGACTTGACGGTGAAATATGAGCGGATCTGGCAATGGCTTTTACCGGATGGAAATGAATCATGTCGTAGACATAGTGACTGACTTGTTCCCGGATTTTGTTGTTGCCAATGGCAACGAAATAACCGTTTTCCATCAATCTTGAAATTGAATTTTGATCCTGTTCCCAACCCCAATAGGGCAGATTCAAATAGCGGTTTTCTTCCGACTTTGGCGCCATATAAGCTACCGGTTGGAATCCCTGGGAGGTCAGTATCTCAAATATGACCAAAGCATGACCGGAATAACCGATAAGTATGATATCCCGATGATCGGCAGTCAAGGCTATTTATTGTTTAATCGGGGTAACAAACAACATCCGGAGTGGAATCAATTGCTTAATTACAAATCAAATAACCATTCCCGCCGCAACCGTATTGTTCGTTCCTTCGTCGACGAGAATGACACTGCCGGTAATGCGATTCTGGCGGTAGGGGTCCGAGAACAAGGGTTTGGTGGAGCGAATGGCTATGCGGGCAATGTCATTCATCTGTATCTGCGGTTGCTCCATGTCGCGGTGCAGCGTATTGATGTTCAGCCGGTACCGGATCTCTTTAACGACGCAGCGTGCCTCCTGGGTGGTATGGCGAATAAGGTATTTACCGCGTAATTGCAAAGGCTTCGACTGATCAAACCAGCAGATCATCAGGTCGAGGTCCTGGGATACTTCCGGTTGGTTGTTGACACGGACGATCATGTCACCCCGGCTGACGTCGATGTCATCCTCCAGGAGCATGGTCACACTCATCGGCGGGAAAGCTTCATCCACCTCCCCATCGAAGCTGTCGATCCTGGCGATGCGCGAGGTAAAGCCGGAAGGCAGGACGGCAATGTCGTCACCCTTGCGGAATACCCCACCGCCTACCCGTCCTGCATAGCCGCGGTAATCGTGGTATTCATCGGTGTTGGGCCGGATGACCTGCTGCACCGGAAATCGGCAATCGATGAGGTTGTAGTCGCTGGCGATGTGGACATTCTCCAGGTAATACATGAGGGTTGGTCCCTCGTACCAGTGCATGTTGACCGACCGGTCAACGACATTATCTCCTTTCAATGCCGAGATGGGCACAAACTGCATATCATTGATGTCCAGGCGACCGGCAAAATGTTCAAACTCATCGCGGATGGCCTCATAGACGTCCTGCTGGTAGTCCACCAGGTCCATTTTATTGATGCAGACCACCAGGTGCGGTATCTGCAGTATGGATGCGATGATGGCATGACGGCGCGTCTGTTCGACCACGCCGTGGCGCGCATCGATCAGGATCAGGGCCACATTAGCGGTGGAAGCGCCAGTCACCATGTTACGCGTGTACTGGATATGCCCGGGCGTATCGGCAATGATGAATTTGCGTTTGGGTGTGCTGAAATAGCGGTAGGCTACATCGATGGTGATGCCCTGCTCGCGTTCGGCCCGCAAGCCATCCGTCAGCAGCGCCAGGTTGACACCTTCTTCACCCCGGCGGGCACTGGCCTGCTCGATGGCTTCATACTGATCCTGAAAGATCGATTTACTGTCAAATAATAACCGTCCGATCAGGGTCGACTTTCCATCATCGACAGAACCAGCGGTGGTAAAACGGAGAAGTTCGGTACTCATAAGCTATATGGTATACGCTATTCGGTATACGCTATACGCGATTCGCCAAGGTAAAATGAAGAGCGTATTTGTTAATTAATTTAAACGGTTTATGAAGCTGGATACTTTCCTTTGCTCTTTATTGATGAGTTCAAATAATTCATCAAAATCAAGGTTTTCAATAGTATACCGTTGTTTCGTTAGAATTAGCTGAGTTTCGAGTTCATACAATGATCCTAGTGCAATTTCCAGAAATCTTTTAAATTCTTTTTCGCTTGATCTACCAGCCCCTTCTGCGATATTTGAAGGGACTGAAATTGCACTTCTGATCATTTGGCTTTGCAGGTTATACCTTTCAATTGATGGCATTTGGTCAACCAATTCATAAATAATACTGGCGATCTCCATTCCCAATCTCCATATTTCCAAATTTTTGTAATCTCGCATTTGATCACTATGCGAATCGCGAAAAGCGTATTGCGAAAAGCGGCCTTAAAAATAACCCTGCTTTTTCCGGTCCTCCATGCTCGTCTCACTCCGTTTATCATCGGCGCGGCCACCGCGTTCGGTGAGGCGGGTGGTAGCTACTTCCTCGATGATGTCTGCAATGGTGGACGCCGAAGAACGCCATACGCCGGTGCAGGTCATGTCGCCGATGGTGCGGCAGCGAACCAGTTCGGTGAAGGGCATTTCTTCCGGTTTTTTAGGTATGAAATCGCAGTCCGCCAGTAATATGCCATCGCGCTCCAGCACGGTACGCTCGTGGGCGAAGTACAGGGAAGGCAGCGGCACCTCTTCCTGGGCCAGGTATTGCCAGACATCAAGTTCTGTCCAGTTGGAGATGGGGAATACCCGGAAATGTTCGCCATGATGTTTGCGACCATTGAACAGATTCCAGAGTTCTGGACGCTGATTCTTAGGATCCCACTGACCGAATTCATCACGGTGTGAGAAAAATCGTTCTTTGGCCCGTGCTTTTTCTTCGTCACGACGGCCTCCACCCAGGGCGGCATCAAATTTGCCCTGCTCGATGGACTCCAGCAATACATGCGTCTGCAGGCTGTTGCGGCTGGCGTTATACCCTTTCTCCTCTGTCAATTCTCCCCGGTTGATGGCGTCCTGCACCGACCCGACCAATAATTTTAGACCATAATGTTCTACCAGCCAATCCCGGTAATCAAGGGTCTCCTGAAAATTATGTCCGGTATCGATGTGAAGTAGTGGAAAGGGCACGCGTGCAGGGTAAAACGCTTTCACCGCCAGATAGGTCATCAGGATGGAGTCCTTACCGCCAGAAAAGAGGATGACCGGATTTTCAAACTGTGCCGCGACCTCCCGGATGACGTAGATGGATTCAGACTCGAGTTCCTGTAAGTGTGTTATTTGGTAATTCATTAGTTAATTATTGAGGTGTGGTATGGGGTGTGTGGTATGGGGTATGAGAAAAGAAATCAAAATTGTGAAAATGATTCAGAACCCATGAGATTTTCGATATTGGATTAATTTTCCCAATTGCTGTAGTAACACAGATAAATCATTCAATATAGCATCGAGATCATTGAAAGTATATAATTCTTTAACGAACAATAGCTGTGTATGCAATTCAGATGCGGAGCCTTTTGCAATGAATAAATAACGAATAAATTCTTTATTACTTCCTCGATTATATCCTTCTGAGATATTAGATGCAATAGATACCGAAGACCTGATAATTTGATCCCTAAGACCGAATTCTTTAATTTCTTCGACCATTTTCAAAATTCGTGAAGTTATTTGCATAGCCTTCTGCCAGACGATGAGATTTTGAACACTTTTTTTATTGTATGGGGCATAGAAATCACTGGCTATTTTTTCCTCATCTTCCGTTAACTCCTCACTGCGCACCTCATACCCCATACCTCTCACCTCATACCCTGTGCTTCTCACTTCTGCCATTAATGCCTCCACCGCCTCCTTTACCTCCACCGCAGTTGTATCGATGCGGATCATAGGATTAACGGGTGCTTCGAATGGACTATCGATGCCGGTAAATCCCATGATCTCACCTTTACGAGCGCGCGCATACAGACCTTTGACGTCGCGTTGTTCACAGACTTCGAGGGGCGTATCCACAAAAACTTCAATGAAGTCGTCCGGACCAATGATGTTACGTGCTTGTTCACGCATGGCGATGGTCGGGCTGATGAATGAACAGATGGTGATGATGCCATTCTGACAAAATAATTTGGCTACTTCTGCGATGCGACGGATGTTTTCGGCGCGATCGGCTTCCGTAAAGGACAGATTGTTGTTGAGGCCGGTGCGAATGTTATCACCATCCAGCACTTCCACGACATACCCGTACTCGTACAGCGTCCGTTGAAAGGCTGTGGCTATGGTGCTCTTACCGGAACCTGACAGGCCGGTGAACCAGAATACCATACCACGTTGTACCAGCA
This genomic window contains:
- the cysC gene encoding adenylyl-sulfate kinase → MNNLHPIHDSLVSRQEKENLLVQRGMVFWFTGLSGSGKSTIATAFQRTLYEYGYVVEVLDGDNIRTGLNNNLSFTEADRAENIRRIAEVAKLFCQNGIITICSFISPTIAMREQARNIIGPDDFIEVFVDTPLEVCEQRDVKGLYARARKGEIMGFTGIDSPFEAPVNPMIRIDTTAVEVKEAVEALMAEVRSTGYEVRGMGYEVRSEELTEDEEKIASDFYAPYNKKSVQNLIVWQKAMQITSRILKMVEEIKEFGLRDQIIRSSVSIASNISEGYNRGSNKEFIRYLFIAKGSASELHTQLLFVKELYTFNDLDAILNDLSVLLQQLGKLIQYRKSHGF
- a CDS encoding four helix bundle protein — protein: MRDYKNLEIWRLGMEIASIIYELVDQMPSIERYNLQSQMIRSAISVPSNIAEGAGRSSEKEFKRFLEIALGSLYELETQLILTKQRYTIENLDFDELFELINKEQRKVSSFINRLN
- a CDS encoding GTP-binding protein; this translates as MSTELLRFTTAGSVDDGKSTLIGRLLFDSKSIFQDQYEAIEQASARRGEEGVNLALLTDGLRAEREQGITIDVAYRYFSTPKRKFIIADTPGHIQYTRNMVTGASTANVALILIDARHGVVEQTRRHAIIASILQIPHLVVCINKMDLVDYQQDVYEAIRDEFEHFAGRLDINDMQFVPISALKGDNVVDRSVNMHWYEGPTLMYYLENVHIASDYNLIDCRFPVQQVIRPNTDEYHDYRGYAGRVGGGVFRKGDDIAVLPSGFTSRIARIDSFDGEVDEAFPPMSVTMLLEDDIDVSRGDMIVRVNNQPEVSQDLDLMICWFDQSKPLQLRGKYLIRHTTQEARCVVKEIRYRLNINTLHRDMEQPQIQMNDIARIAIRSTKPLFSDPYRQNRITGSVILVDEGTNNTVAAGMVI
- the cysD gene encoding sulfate adenylyltransferase subunit CysD; this encodes MNYQITHLQELESESIYVIREVAAQFENPVILFSGGKDSILMTYLAVKAFYPARVPFPLLHIDTGHNFQETLDYRDWLVEHYGLKLLVGSVQDAINRGELTEEKGYNASRNSLQTHVLLESIEQGKFDAALGGGRRDEEKARAKERFFSHRDEFGQWDPKNQRPELWNLFNGRKHHGEHFRVFPISNWTELDVWQYLAQEEVPLPSLYFAHERTVLERDGILLADCDFIPKKPEEMPFTELVRCRTIGDMTCTGVWRSSASTIADIIEEVATTRLTERGGRADDKRSETSMEDRKKQGYF
- a CDS encoding acetyltransferase; this encodes MTADHRDIILIGYSGHALVIFEILTSQGFQPVAYMAPKSEENRYLNLPYWGWEQDQNSISRLMENGYFVAIGNNKIREQVSHYVYDMIHFHPVKAIARSAHISPSSQIDPGCVVGAGAIIQPGCSVGIGSIINTGAQIDHECQIHKFVHIGPGSVLCGNVSIGDGTFIGAGSTIIPGVTIGRRAIVGAGSVVLHDVPDGVKIAGNPARILP